A genomic region of Fusobacterium perfoetens contains the following coding sequences:
- a CDS encoding basic amino acid ABC transporter substrate-binding protein, whose product MKKALKVLSILMLMLVFVACGGEKKAAEEKAPIYVGTNAEFPPFEYLDGDKIVGFDIDFINAIGKEMGREIIVKDMSFDGLLPALQTKKVDVVVAGMTATEERQKTVNFSQPYYSANQVIIVPEGNTTIADFNDLNGKKVAVMLGFTGDVVVSEMPGVEVERFNAAYAGIMALQSGKVDAVVLDSETANNYVAKNSGLKIAEGKGESEDYAIAVRKEDSQLLEEINAAIDKIKADGTFSEIIEKHFN is encoded by the coding sequence ATGAAAAAAGCACTGAAGGTATTAAGTATTTTAATGTTAATGTTAGTTTTTGTGGCATGTGGGGGAGAAAAGAAAGCTGCAGAAGAAAAAGCTCCTATTTATGTAGGAACTAATGCTGAGTTTCCTCCGTTTGAATATCTTGACGGAGATAAAATAGTAGGTTTTGATATTGATTTTATCAATGCTATAGGTAAAGAAATGGGAAGAGAAATTATTGTAAAAGATATGAGCTTTGATGGACTTCTTCCAGCTTTACAAACTAAAAAAGTTGATGTTGTTGTAGCAGGAATGACTGCAACAGAAGAGAGACAAAAAACTGTTAATTTTTCTCAGCCTTATTATTCAGCAAATCAAGTTATAATTGTGCCAGAAGGAAATACAACTATAGCAGATTTTAATGATTTAAATGGAAAGAAAGTAGCAGTTATGCTTGGATTTACAGGAGATGTTGTTGTAAGTGAAATGCCTGGTGTTGAAGTAGAAAGATTCAATGCAGCTTATGCAGGTATTATGGCTCTTCAGTCAGGAAAAGTTGATGCTGTTGTTTTAGATTCTGAGACAGCAAATAATTATGTTGCTAAAAACAGTGGATTAAAAATAGCTGAAGGAAAAGGAGAATCAGAAGATTATGCTATTGCTGTAAGAAAAGAAGATTCTCAGCTTCTTGAAGAAATTAATGCTGCTATAGATAAAATTAAAGCAGATGGTACTTTCAGTGAAATAATAGAAAAGCATTTTAACTAA
- a CDS encoding helix-turn-helix domain-containing protein — MGFKENLKMLRKSKGMTQEEFGKSINKTLLTISRYENGAIFPTNKTLKEICKVFNIEPIEILMNIEYKNKKYSFEEIEKMLKNKRNEIIHKNSSEIENQNIIKNADENHAFHITISSKKIWDEINKQVENYDFSKLFENKADIKNFIHDFSLMLRYDLIENHNNISHDDRLKILEDLKKYYFFLMSDYKENFNVAHELGHEILKEDDKK; from the coding sequence ATGGGCTTTAAAGAAAATTTGAAAATGTTAAGAAAGTCAAAAGGAATGACACAAGAAGAATTTGGAAAATCAATAAATAAAACTTTATTAACTATAAGCCGATATGAAAACGGTGCTATTTTCCCGACAAATAAAACTTTAAAAGAAATTTGTAAGGTTTTTAATATTGAACCTATTGAAATTTTAATGAATATTGAATACAAAAATAAAAAATATAGTTTTGAAGAAATTGAAAAAATGTTAAAAAATAAAAGAAATGAAATAATTCATAAAAATTCATCTGAAATTGAAAACCAAAATATAATAAAAAATGCTGATGAAAATCATGCCTTTCACATCACTATTTCAAGTAAAAAAATATGGGATGAAATTAACAAGCAAGTAGAAAACTACGATTTTTCAAAATTATTTGAAAATAAAGCAGATATAAAAAATTTTATTCATGATTTTTCCTTAATGCTTAGATATGACCTTATAGAAAATCATAATAATATAAGTCATGATGATAGATTGAAAATACTAGAAGATTTAAAAAAATATTACTTCTTTCTAATGTCAGACTATAAAGAAAACTTTAATGTTGCACATGAATTAGGGCATGAAATTTTAAAAGAAGATGATAAAAAATAA
- a CDS encoding tyrosine-type recombinase/integrase, producing the protein MKNPNGFGSVYKLSGKRRKPYIAVITVGYTIDGKQKRKTLGSFETKVQAIEKLTEYYKNPDKLNTDKLTFKNIYEMWSKEHYKRVSEKRIKILISIYDNHLSFFNKFIFKDIKLIIIQDFFNNINLSTGFIKEIKAMLNMIYLFAVKNDIVEKNIIEFVELRKHKPKIQRRIFTNEEINILWNNIEFEFVDTILIMIYTGLRINELLNLKINDIDLENKKLFVTKSKTEAGIRTIPINSQILKLITDRMKNNNSEYLITHKKKKVLYNLFRVAFKNVLEKIGINDHTIHDCRHTTATLLSNAGANPVSIANILGHTDYAKMTAKVYTHKSETELKKAMDLIQ; encoded by the coding sequence ATGAAAAATCCTAACGGTTTTGGAAGTGTTTACAAGCTATCAGGAAAAAGGCGAAAACCTTATATAGCAGTTATAACAGTAGGCTATACCATTGACGGAAAACAAAAAAGAAAAACTTTAGGAAGTTTTGAAACAAAAGTACAAGCAATAGAAAAATTAACGGAGTATTATAAAAATCCTGACAAACTTAATACAGATAAGTTGACCTTTAAAAACATATATGAAATGTGGAGCAAAGAGCATTATAAAAGAGTATCTGAAAAAAGAATAAAGATATTAATTTCAATCTATGACAATCATTTATCATTTTTTAATAAATTCATTTTTAAAGATATAAAGCTAATCATTATACAAGATTTTTTTAATAATATAAATTTATCTACTGGATTTATCAAAGAAATAAAAGCAATGCTAAATATGATATATTTGTTTGCCGTTAAAAATGACATAGTAGAAAAAAATATTATTGAGTTTGTAGAACTAAGAAAGCATAAACCAAAAATACAAAGAAGAATTTTTACAAATGAAGAAATAAACATATTATGGAATAATATTGAATTTGAATTTGTAGATACTATTTTAATAATGATTTATACAGGTTTAAGAATAAATGAACTTTTAAATCTTAAAATAAATGATATTGACCTAGAAAATAAAAAATTGTTTGTTACAAAAAGTAAGACTGAGGCTGGAATAAGAACTATACCAATAAACAGTCAGATTTTAAAATTAATAACTGACAGAATGAAAAATAATAATAGTGAATATCTAATAACACACAAAAAGAAAAAAGTTCTTTATAACTTATTCCGTGTGGCTTTTAAAAATGTTTTGGAAAAAATAGGTATAAATGACCATACAATCCATGATTGTAGACATACAACAGCCACTCTATTAAGTAATGCAGGTGCTAATCCTGTAAGCATTGCTAATATTTTAGGACATACAGATTATGCCAAAATGACTGCTAAGGTATACACTCATAAGAGTGAAACTGAATTAAAAAAAGCTATGGATTTAATACAATAA
- a CDS encoding IS256 family transposase yields the protein MSLLPKELIKEIVRKGNFKSATDIQEALKDLMKEFIQESLEAELNNQLGYEKYEKKENCDNSRNGYSKKKVKSSFGEIELDIPRDRNSEFEPKIVPKYSRDISNLEEKVISMYGLGMSTRDINKHIQEIYGVDVSAEMVSKITDKIIPLSEEWQNRPLEEVYYFTFLDAIHFHVKEDKAIVKKAAYIVLGVNSEGKKDVLGIYIGGNESAKFWLSVLNHLRNRGVKDILIASVDGLTGFSEAIKTVFPYVDIQRCIIHQIRYTLSFISYKEKKEFAKDLKEIYTAPNEETGFSALEELKEKWSKKYPYALKSWENNWSELRTFFKFSPEIRRIMYTTNAIENLNRIYRKVTKTRSSFPTDMALMKLLYLSTINLTEKWKTGYAKDWHLIKGQLAIEYEERLKGF from the coding sequence ATGTCTTTATTACCAAAAGAACTTATCAAAGAGATTGTTAGAAAAGGAAATTTTAAGTCTGCTACTGATATCCAGGAAGCTCTTAAAGATTTAATGAAAGAGTTTATACAAGAATCGCTTGAAGCTGAATTGAACAATCAATTAGGATATGAAAAATACGAGAAAAAAGAGAATTGTGATAACTCTAGAAATGGATATTCTAAAAAGAAAGTTAAATCTTCTTTTGGAGAAATAGAACTTGATATTCCACGCGATAGAAACAGTGAGTTTGAACCTAAAATAGTTCCAAAATATTCGCGTGATATCTCTAACTTGGAAGAAAAAGTTATCTCTATGTATGGATTAGGTATGTCTACAAGAGATATTAACAAACATATCCAAGAGATTTATGGTGTTGATGTTTCTGCTGAAATGGTAAGCAAAATTACTGATAAAATTATTCCTTTAAGTGAAGAATGGCAAAATAGACCTCTTGAAGAAGTATATTATTTTACTTTTTTAGATGCAATCCATTTTCATGTGAAAGAAGATAAAGCAATAGTAAAAAAAGCTGCTTACATAGTTTTAGGAGTTAATTCTGAAGGAAAAAAAGATGTATTAGGAATCTATATAGGTGGAAATGAATCAGCTAAATTCTGGTTATCTGTTTTAAATCATTTAAGAAATAGAGGAGTAAAAGATATTTTGATAGCTTCTGTAGATGGTTTAACAGGATTTTCGGAGGCTATTAAAACAGTATTTCCTTATGTAGATATTCAAAGATGCATTATTCATCAAATTAGATATACTTTAAGTTTTATTAGTTACAAAGAGAAAAAAGAATTTGCAAAAGATTTAAAAGAAATATATACAGCTCCTAATGAAGAAACAGGGTTTTCTGCGCTGGAGGAATTAAAAGAAAAATGGTCTAAAAAATATCCTTATGCGCTGAAAAGTTGGGAGAATAACTGGAGTGAATTAAGAACATTTTTTAAATTTAGTCCAGAGATTAGAAGAATTATGTATACAACAAACGCAATTGAAAATTTAAATAGAATATACAGAAAAGTAACAAAAACAAGAAGTAGTTTTCCAACAGATATGGCTCTAATGAAATTATTATATTTATCAACAATTAATTTAACAGAAAAATGGAAAACAGGTTATGCGAAAGATTGGCATTTGATAAAAGGACAATTGGCAATAGAATATGAAGAAAGACTGAAAGGTTTTTAA
- a CDS encoding Cof-type HAD-IIB family hydrolase, producing MKLVVSDLDGTLLNQNSQISDETRNAIRKLIENGVDFAIATGRGIGSVRAFKERIGHDIYLICNNGANIYNKNEEVIFERVMSSEVIEKLIKYFREKKVTYNGFYQKNLFTDEGTKESVLTIETGFNFVKLKEAETFPFMTKMIVKDDPEVIRHLRDDMKDQFSHLVDITISQPRCLDIVDKDCSKGKGIKLISQKLNIPLENIMAFGDGENDFDMLQAVGHPVVMENGLDSLKEKIKNRAPKNTDNGVAKYLEEFFSL from the coding sequence ATGAAATTAGTAGTATCAGATTTAGACGGAACACTTCTAAACCAAAACAGCCAAATTTCTGATGAGACAAGAAATGCTATAAGAAAACTTATAGAAAATGGTGTAGACTTTGCTATTGCAACAGGAAGAGGAATAGGTTCTGTAAGAGCTTTCAAAGAAAGAATAGGACATGATATTTATCTTATCTGCAATAATGGAGCTAATATATATAATAAAAATGAAGAAGTTATTTTTGAAAGAGTAATGAGCAGTGAAGTTATAGAAAAACTTATAAAATATTTCAGAGAAAAAAAAGTTACTTACAATGGTTTTTATCAAAAAAATCTTTTCACAGATGAAGGAACAAAAGAATCTGTTCTTACAATAGAAACAGGATTTAATTTTGTAAAACTAAAAGAAGCAGAAACATTTCCTTTTATGACAAAGATGATTGTTAAAGATGATCCTGAAGTAATAAGACATCTTCGTGATGATATGAAAGATCAATTTTCTCATTTAGTTGATATTACCATTTCACAGCCAAGATGTCTTGATATAGTTGATAAAGACTGTAGTAAAGGAAAAGGAATAAAACTTATCTCTCAAAAATTAAATATACCTTTAGAAAATATTATGGCTTTTGGAGATGGAGAAAATGACTTTGATATGCTTCAAGCAGTAGGACATCCTGTTGTAATGGAAAATGGACTTGATTCTTTAAAAGAAAAAATAAAGAACAGAGCTCCTAAAAATACAGACAATGGTGTTGCAAAATATCTTGAAGAGTTTTTCAGCCTTTAG
- a CDS encoding type II toxin-antitoxin system RelB/DinJ family antitoxin, producing the protein MGQTNINIRLDEDLKKEFNLLCDDLGMNVTTAINIFIKKAVKEWGIPFEVKGQKPSKENFLKALENAEVCDDQENQELLQALNSMSEEDKKIVKSEVVTW; encoded by the coding sequence ATGGGACAAACAAATATTAATATCAGATTAGATGAAGACCTAAAAAAAGAATTTAATCTATTATGTGATGATTTAGGGATGAATGTTACAACAGCTATTAATATTTTTATTAAAAAAGCTGTTAAAGAATGGGGTATACCTTTTGAAGTTAAAGGGCAAAAACCAAGTAAAGAAAATTTTTTAAAAGCTCTTGAAAATGCGGAAGTATGCGACGACCAAGAAAACCAAGAATTACTACAAGCCCTAAACTCTATGAGCGAGGAAGATAAAAAGATAGTTAAATCAGAAGTGGTTACATGGTAA
- a CDS encoding type II toxin-antitoxin system RelE family toxin, whose translation MVNVKFEYSNQANKFLSKHKAVKSKFEKTIYSLYAGEKVDIKKMQGTKKPIYRIRVNDYRILFEIVDGKIIIINTILAGNRGEIYKQFKR comes from the coding sequence ATGGTAAATGTTAAATTTGAATATTCAAACCAAGCTAATAAATTTTTATCAAAACATAAAGCTGTAAAAAGCAAATTTGAAAAAACTATCTATTCACTTTATGCAGGCGAGAAAGTAGACATTAAGAAAATGCAAGGAACTAAAAAGCCTATTTATAGAATAAGGGTAAATGATTACAGAATACTTTTTGAAATAGTAGACGGCAAAATAATTATAATTAATACTATCCTAGCAGGAAACAGAGGCGAAATATACAAGCAATTTAAAAGATAA
- a CDS encoding DNA cytosine methyltransferase, giving the protein MIFKLGELFCGPGGLAYGAINASIENPLFKIVHQWANDYDADTCETYRFNICPDKPDTVYHADIRHFDLSNLAPINALAFGFPCNDYSIVGEQKGIGGLYGPLYSYGIKALNLYRPLWFLAENVGGLRSANAGNTFKKILKEMENAGYTVTPHLYKFEEYGVPQARHRIIIVGIRNDLDVIYRVPSPVPYSSLDNTCKTAIEIPPIPVNALNNEPTRQSEKVIKRLKYINPGENAFTANIPEELQLNVKGAKISQIYKRLDPNKPAYTVTGSGGGGTHIYHWSEHRALTNRERARLQTFPDSYKFFGSKEKVRKQIGMAIPCKGVQIIFEAILRSFAHIDYEYIEANIKE; this is encoded by the coding sequence ATGATATTTAAATTAGGTGAACTTTTCTGTGGACCGGGAGGACTTGCCTACGGTGCAATAAATGCTTCTATTGAGAATCCTTTATTCAAAATAGTACATCAATGGGCAAATGACTATGATGCTGACACATGTGAAACATATAGATTTAATATTTGTCCTGATAAACCAGACACAGTCTATCATGCAGATATAAGGCATTTTGATTTGTCAAATCTTGCTCCAATAAATGCTTTAGCTTTTGGTTTTCCCTGCAATGATTATAGTATTGTAGGAGAGCAGAAAGGAATAGGAGGGCTTTATGGACCTTTATATTCTTATGGGATTAAAGCTTTAAATTTATATCGTCCTTTATGGTTTTTAGCTGAAAATGTTGGCGGATTAAGAAGTGCTAATGCTGGAAATACATTCAAAAAAATTCTTAAAGAAATGGAAAATGCAGGCTATACTGTTACACCTCATTTATATAAATTTGAAGAATATGGTGTTCCTCAAGCTAGACACAGAATTATTATCGTCGGAATCCGTAATGATTTAGATGTTATTTATCGTGTTCCATCACCTGTACCATATAGTAGCTTAGATAATACTTGTAAAACAGCTATAGAAATTCCACCTATTCCTGTTAATGCTTTAAACAATGAGCCTACAAGACAATCTGAAAAAGTTATAAAAAGACTTAAATATATAAATCCGGGGGAAAATGCTTTTACTGCAAATATTCCTGAAGAGTTGCAATTAAATGTTAAAGGAGCAAAAATTAGCCAGATTTATAAAAGATTAGACCCAAATAAACCTGCATACACTGTTACTGGAAGTGGTGGTGGTGGAACTCATATCTACCATTGGTCTGAACATAGGGCATTAACTAACAGAGAAAGAGCAAGGCTACAAACTTTTCCAGATTCATATAAATTCTTTGGTTCTAAAGAAAAAGTTCGTAAACAGATTGGGATGGCTATTCCATGTAAAGGAGTTCAAATCATATTTGAGGCTATACTGAGAAGTTTCGCTCATATAGATTATGAATATATAGAAGCAAATATTAAAGAGTAA
- a CDS encoding phBC6A51 family helix-turn-helix protein, with protein MANKYNREQIALDLLLCSSNIEVCKKNKISEATLYRLRKEDDFIKILNEQKEKLFSNTMTKAQAYSLEALEILMNIARDEEAPHNSRVSASCKMIEFGQSMFDQEVILKKLEALEREMNQDEE; from the coding sequence ATGGCGAATAAATATAACAGGGAGCAAATAGCATTAGATTTACTGTTATGCTCTTCAAATATAGAAGTTTGTAAAAAGAATAAAATCAGTGAAGCCACTTTATACAGGCTTAGAAAAGAAGATGACTTCATAAAAATTTTAAACGAGCAGAAAGAAAAGTTATTCAGTAATACTATGACCAAAGCCCAAGCATACAGCTTGGAAGCCTTAGAAATATTAATGAACATTGCAAGAGATGAAGAAGCACCGCACAATAGTAGAGTGAGTGCAAGCTGTAAAATGATAGAGTTCGGGCAATCTATGTTTGACCAAGAAGTTATTTTGAAGAAATTGGAAGCATTGGAAAGAGAGATGAACCAAGATGAAGAGTAA
- a CDS encoding amino acid ABC transporter permease, with protein sequence MFQYLDTLKEIFIDGARYNYIIQGLIFSVGVTFFSAVIGIILGILFALMRISRFYPLKHSKRFKDFNPLEWLAIWYTDIIRGTPAVVQLMILANVIFAGFRDMPVFLIASMSFGINSGAYVSEIIRAGIEGLDKGQMEAARALGMPYGTAMKEVIIPQAVKKILPALVSEFITLLKETSIVGFIGGVDLLRSANIITSQTYRGVEPLLAVGIIYLIMTGLFTKFMRRVEKGMKVSD encoded by the coding sequence ATGTTTCAGTATCTTGATACATTAAAAGAAATTTTTATTGATGGAGCCAGATATAATTATATTATTCAAGGGCTTATTTTTTCTGTGGGAGTAACATTTTTCTCAGCAGTAATCGGAATTATTTTAGGAATACTTTTTGCACTTATGAGAATTTCAAGATTTTACCCTTTAAAACATTCTAAAAGATTTAAAGATTTTAATCCTCTAGAATGGCTTGCAATATGGTATACTGATATTATAAGAGGAACACCAGCAGTTGTTCAGCTTATGATTCTTGCTAATGTTATTTTTGCAGGATTCAGAGATATGCCAGTTTTTCTTATAGCAAGTATGTCATTTGGAATAAACTCTGGAGCTTATGTTTCTGAAATTATAAGAGCAGGTATAGAAGGACTTGATAAAGGACAGATGGAAGCAGCAAGAGCATTAGGAATGCCTTATGGAACTGCCATGAAAGAAGTTATTATTCCTCAGGCTGTAAAAAAGATTCTTCCAGCTCTTGTAAGTGAGTTTATAACACTTTTAAAAGAAACTTCAATAGTAGGATTTATTGGAGGAGTAGATCTTCTTCGTTCAGCAAATATTATAACAAGCCAAACTTATAGAGGAGTAGAACCTCTTCTTGCTGTAGGTATTATTTATCTTATTATGACAGGTTTATTTACTAAATTTATGAGAAGAGTGGAAAAGGGGATGAAGGTAAGTGATTAG
- a CDS encoding amino acid ABC transporter ATP-binding protein produces the protein MIRVEHLYKSFGQLEVLKDISVNIKKGEVIAIIGPSGSGKSTFLRCLNLLEEPTGGAIYIKDKNLMDDKTDINLVRRNVGMVFQHFNLFPHKTVLENLTLAPMKVKNMKQGDIEKKAFMLLEKVGLREKASAYPNQLSGGQKQRIAIARALAMDPEVILFDEPTSALDPEMIKEVLDVMKDLAEEGMTMIIVTHEMGFAKNVADRVFFMDRGNILEDTTPEELFSSPKHERTKEFLNKVLNR, from the coding sequence GTGATTAGAGTAGAGCATTTATATAAAAGTTTTGGACAGCTTGAAGTTTTAAAAGATATATCAGTAAATATAAAAAAAGGTGAAGTTATTGCAATAATAGGACCTTCAGGAAGTGGAAAATCAACTTTCTTAAGATGTTTAAATCTTCTTGAAGAACCTACAGGGGGAGCAATATATATTAAAGATAAAAATCTTATGGATGATAAAACAGACATTAACCTTGTAAGAAGAAATGTAGGAATGGTATTTCAGCATTTTAATCTTTTTCCACATAAAACAGTTTTAGAAAATTTAACTCTTGCTCCAATGAAAGTAAAAAATATGAAGCAAGGAGATATAGAAAAGAAAGCATTTATGCTTCTTGAAAAAGTTGGACTTAGAGAAAAGGCTTCTGCATATCCTAATCAGCTTTCAGGAGGACAGAAACAAAGAATAGCTATTGCAAGAGCTCTTGCAATGGATCCTGAGGTAATTCTTTTTGATGAACCTACATCAGCACTTGATCCAGAAATGATTAAAGAAGTCCTTGATGTTATGAAGGACCTTGCTGAAGAAGGAATGACAATGATAATTGTTACTCATGAAATGGGATTTGCGAAAAATGTTGCAGATAGAGTTTTCTTTATGGACAGAGGAAATATTCTTGAAGATACAACTCCTGAAGAACTTTTTAGTTCTCCAAAACATGAAAGAACTAAAGAATTTTTAAATAAAGTTTTAAACCGTTAA
- a CDS encoding DUF6339 family protein, with translation MKLQFISYDNIDIIKTNINSWVDNFKKDSSDWLQEEFNNTLFIDTKFPEVHDFGLDMSADKPFLTEPENVKRIYENLHFLSDSQASDERLWAGLCLGTFWNYVKYRWNIDKNCTVSNVLQHFFFDFGNRRSLTRNALARLWWIGRLTYDKNRSNPWELTEFVCENSDYIMHILERNTSNNPSIIRPFLGAVIEAREQGLSINTDVVGELAKYLNLLGGTYILDCLPEERIHDKILIKAIEICQTS, from the coding sequence ATGAAGCTTCAATTTATAAGCTATGACAATATCGATATTATTAAAACTAATATTAACAGCTGGGTTGATAATTTTAAAAAAGATTCTTCTGATTGGCTGCAGGAAGAATTCAATAATACATTATTCATTGATACAAAGTTCCCTGAAGTTCATGACTTTGGCTTAGATATGAGTGCTGATAAACCTTTTCTTACAGAGCCTGAAAATGTTAAACGTATTTATGAAAATCTACATTTTTTATCTGATTCTCAGGCATCTGATGAACGTTTATGGGCTGGATTATGTCTTGGAACTTTTTGGAATTATGTAAAATATAGATGGAATATTGATAAAAATTGTACAGTTTCTAATGTGTTGCAGCATTTCTTCTTTGATTTCGGAAACAGACGTTCTTTAACAAGAAATGCCCTTGCAAGGCTGTGGTGGATTGGACGCCTTACCTATGATAAAAATCGTTCTAATCCTTGGGAACTTACTGAATTTGTCTGTGAAAATTCTGACTATATTATGCACATTTTAGAACGTAATACATCAAACAACCCTTCTATTATCCGTCCTTTTCTTGGTGCTGTAATAGAAGCTAGAGAACAAGGACTGAGTATCAATACAGATGTCGTTGGTGAGTTAGCTAAATACTTAAATTTATTAGGTGGTACATATATTCTGGATTGTCTTCCAGAAGAACGTATTCACGATAAAATCCTTATTAAAGCAATAGAAATATGTCAAACTTCTTAA
- a CDS encoding Rha family transcriptional regulator, whose amino-acid sequence MTKAIMNKQTITSLELLEQINFFRKEEGNKKPLQHKTLLEIIRNEFEEEINEQKILPVTYKDKKGELRPMYILTISQGKQVLTRESRFVRKAVIHKLEELENGQPKQKILSTSEFLLEQAKLMVEYEKRLDDIENRIDNLEKNNNFIGYNQTCITVSEFAESKHLNNWEYIPKVLGIKATTISKKLNLPIGRIYKHNIKKGKVKGRYFINTYHIKALEKAYAELKQKEFDNMVITCTRPFKEV is encoded by the coding sequence ATGACCAAAGCTATTATGAATAAACAAACAATAACAAGCCTTGAATTACTAGAACAGATTAATTTTTTTAGAAAAGAAGAGGGAAACAAAAAACCACTACAACATAAAACATTATTAGAAATAATCAGAAATGAATTTGAAGAAGAAATTAACGAGCAAAAAATTTTGCCCGTTACTTATAAAGATAAAAAGGGAGAACTTAGACCAATGTATATACTGACTATTTCACAAGGAAAACAGGTATTAACTCGTGAAAGCAGATTTGTAAGAAAAGCAGTGATACACAAATTGGAAGAGTTAGAGAATGGACAACCTAAACAAAAGATATTAAGTACATCAGAGTTTTTATTGGAACAAGCAAAATTAATGGTTGAATATGAAAAAAGACTTGATGATATAGAAAACAGAATTGATAACCTAGAAAAAAATAATAATTTTATTGGATATAATCAAACTTGTATTACTGTTTCAGAATTTGCAGAAAGTAAGCATTTAAATAATTGGGAGTATATACCTAAAGTTTTAGGAATAAAAGCGACTACAATTTCAAAAAAATTAAATCTTCCTATTGGGAGAATATACAAACACAACATTAAAAAAGGGAAAGTCAAAGGGAGATACTTTATAAATACATACCATATAAAAGCCCTAGAGAAAGCATATGCAGAATTAAAACAAAAAGAATTTGATAATATGGTTATTACTTGTACAAGACCATTTAAAGAGGTGTAA
- a CDS encoding helix-turn-helix domain-containing protein yields the protein MKINKNNLDTALAKNCMTLKELSKKSKVATAVLYKIGKENSNLRTVTVGKIAKALNVDVTELLEKEN from the coding sequence ATGAAAATAAATAAAAATAACTTAGATACAGCATTAGCAAAAAACTGTATGACATTAAAAGAACTTTCTAAAAAATCCAAAGTTGCAACAGCTGTTTTATATAAAATTGGAAAGGAAAACAGTAATTTAAGAACTGTTACAGTTGGAAAAATTGCTAAAGCTTTAAATGTAGATGTAACAGAACTACTGGAAAAGGAAAATTAA